The nucleotide sequence attattaattaatataataataatataatataaataatacataaattttaatctatagtTTATACTTTGCAGAATACTTGAAGTGTAACTTTTtccgtttttaatattttgtggaAACTCTTCTTAAAGattaatatgcatatttttatttttttatacatattttaaagatgatatacatataaaattttattccacaaatttttatgctctataaagctattttttatttatataaaaaattttttttaatgtaaaatattgtttttacaacaatttacaacaatttaattgttgtgtttataaattgtttattcagaatacaaataattatcaaattcttattctaatagttttaataatttttgtataaatttaaaatactataaaattaaaataataaataaaatactttatcaATCATCCTAAATAGAtgagatattattgaaatttatttaagaaactataacttacaattaaaaactaaaatacaatatatcttatacaatataacttagaatctataatttcaatttgaaatcgGATACGAAAACAAAAGAGAATACAATTGTATCTATTCTAGTGATAAGATTTCATTATCcgtaaagtaaaaagaaaaaaaagaaaaaaaaaagaaaaagatcacTGTGTTCCGGGATCAAGTTCCGTTTGAGTACGCCCCTGTTCAACGTATTAGCTGTAATGCTAAACGCAGACACCTCGAGGCATGATGTTAGCGCCCTCTAGAAACGACTACGTGCTATAGTGTCATAATGCGCGTCCTTTGAAGCCACTTTTCGAGTTGCGTAATCACATTTAATAACGACAGCTTGGCGATTACTGCTCGCCTCTCGGCTCGCCGGCCACGATTTTACCTGATTTTACCATACGAAGCCTTAAGGGATGCCGACGAGGTGTATTTTCATGACTTCAACGTCGAATTATTGCAAATTCCTGCGAGAAAGCATATTGCAAAACGTGCTCTgatcaatgataataattcaagGACGGGATGAACACTGAACGAATTCACAGTGGCGATTAAATGGAGATACAATTACGATTTTTCCATCTTGTTCTTACGCCATGGAATGACCgatgaaattttgatgaaacttTCTTTTGAGGtaacgattaaatttcttttttttttcttcttcttcttttatataatacaatcagCTTTGTCCATATTACGATGGTCTTCatgatttgttatttatttccattattattatttgtttgttaATTACGATTATGATGGTCTTCAtggtttgttatttattttcattattattatttgtttgttaattacgatattttgtttttgcGAAGATTATCTCGAACTCTCTCTTGCTCAATTGAATTGATGTTACTAGCACAATTTTACAAGTCACAGCTTTACAAATCACAGTATTACAGGTTAACAGTGTTAATAAAGTCTCTTGCATAACGATAACAAGTTCGGTAATAAACCGAATTtctagaaatgaaatttacaaattataactGATTATTCTGTTCATTTGAAAACTGTTTATGCAATGAAAGTATAAGATACAATTTGTTATACTTGTCAATTTGCTAATATTAGTAAATTGAATTCGAGATTTCCATTTTATCAAAGTcgaagaaagattattttattatttatttattatatatgttatatcaatatctaacgtaaataatatctatattggTAAAATTTGGTATAAGCAGATACTGAATGACtggtaatttatattaaataaaattattatcttaatctGAAGTTCAAACAGTATCAATGTCAGTTCAAcagtaaatgtttttaataaactaaaaatagaTAAGTTGAAAAGAGTAAGAAAGATCGATATTCAATATACAATttggatttatattaaattattatgaaaaatatatttcagaattaaaataaataactatataataaatatatgaatcaaagtcttaaaataatattatttaataaataattataaaaataaataaacgaacaaAATACATTAGATTTCATAGTCaccatcaataattttatcttttaattttttcaagactaatataaatataatttttagaagataaaattattacaatttttgattgatttattatgatataaaatcctATTAGAAATGAGATTAGAaatcctatatattttttataccatTATAATGCTTATGCTTTCAttactaaaagaaaaatgtatttcgAAAGTGTTAAGGAAGTCTTTTGAAGATAAATCTTTCAATAACTTTAcaacataaataaatgaaactgtCTAaacgtgaataaataaaattaaaaaaggcaATAAAACCACGTAATGTTGCAATAGATGCGTCTAGTTTTGCGAAAAACATTTATAGTCatcacatatattaaatttgtatcacAATTAACAGCATTCGACAGTCAATACATAATATTGTTATGTAATGTCCAATGCAGAAGCAAAGTGCAACATCCTTAATTACTCAACATGTTTGGTCACTTGCatcatttttatgatatcCACTTAATGTTTCATCGCATACATAGAAATAGAAGTTGACCTATACcacttattttacttattagtTAATTCACCAATTTCACCATATTTAGTACACTTTGCAAATAAGGATTAAAGAATTGCAagaatttctcattttttttttcaattgttaattttcaGAGATCacgttaatttatatatctatttgtgattaattttttatcctaagattcttatcaaaaaatttgtattgaattaattttcttttaaccttgatgtatgataaaaatcacgatatggataaaaaaaattcaaattcatgaaagataaaaaagatatgtcgaattaacgaaaatagatagatgaagtaataaaatgtatcgtatttattaatataatttatttatttcttcgtgaccattatttttggaatgattaatatttataatattttacaattatagaaatataagaacATGAAAAATTTGCCAtgcattataatttcttattctttctgtccttttcttttttcaaataatatcttattgtataatcatatcttattttttattattaattttttactctatttttcttttttcttctttgaatttGTCTCATACTCTGTCTCAtacttgattaattataagtatttttaatatggaagaaaataaataatttgcacTAAATCTTACAAGATTATACGaagattgcatttttttttttttttttggaagaatgCTTTCTGCATAAGATCTTTGTTTCCATTTATGATTCCGTAAAAGCATGAAGTAACAATAGCATACATCATCATACCTTTATCCTGGCATTCTGTCtatgaatattctttaataactaGTTTTTAATATCCTGCTCGTCATAGCCTTTGATTATGTAGATTTTCAGATAACCCGTgttattttcatgaaatcATCTTCGAGAATTCCGGGTAATTTGCATTTTCAACTGTAAccaatatatttccaattcttttgaactattattaatataaccttcaatacaataaaataaaataattttgtcattCGAATCTTATATACGTATGCTTTATtcttttcagaaaataaatcatattcaattaatttatattgtttaattataattcaatagcaattctaaataaaattatctacgtttatataatttatttgtataatattatttacagtaTGTAATGGAAAccataatgttttatattactatttcaaatataatcaattaaatatttaataaaatataacaaacaaatgaaaaagagatgtttataatgcattaataaagcaatgaaattgattttacatatgaataaatataaaataactaattgcaaatatattaaagagttttattgattattgattcttactgattattaaaaatatttagattgtaaacaaatattattaaaatatgtatttaaaattatacattttaaagttataagtaaaaataaaaaatgcaatttttatttaacaaatttaataataaaaatacgaattttaaaaataataaaaatataatatcttatttataatttttaatttaatatagcaTTTTTAGACATCagaatcttattttatcaaaatatatattatatgtaataaccagtttcataaaatttttaacatatcaataatataaatgatatattaacaatttatattcatcaatataattaatgaaaataaattctaattaattattaaagatgatTAAGGAACTCTAAAAATCATACAAAgtgaatcattaatatatgtaaataatatcactctattattttattttatttctaacataaatctaaaaaattaagatatattattatgataagttttttataaaattatttattattatattcaatgtaatatataatatataaataatatatatataatatataaatttttagatgtacaacttttaaataaaacaaacaaacaaacaaataaaaaatatatttaaattttaaattttatttgttttgaaattttatattttttatatttttatatttatttaaataatcaaataaaaaattatttagtataaaataacaataaaaataatttatcaaaatattaatattatttttaattatatttcaatgaatttaatatctgcaaaaatatattaactagagctatgtttttttaatatcaaaaatattaaagattattttcaatgatatcaaatatcattatcatttttgaCGATATCAATCtttcaagaaaagaaagattttttataaatataattaaacgatttttttggaataaacaAATTTGACATAAACTaacaataaaagtaatttgtcaaaaaaaatattaatattatttttaattatatttcaatgaattcaatatctacaaaaatatattaactagaggtatatttttttaatatcaaaaatattaaagattattttcaatgatatcaaatattattatcatttttgacgatatcaatttttcaaaaaaagaaagatttttttataaatataattaaacgatttttttagaataaacaaagtttataaaaaaaatacatcattATCAAGGATTCATCTTGATAACAAATCTGCAAATCTTTATACAGATTTCTCAAAGAAACAAGATCATTGTAAAATCTCGTATTTTAGCTCTACTCGAgagatcattttaaattaattaatgaaattgataagaTGTTGCATCGATGAAACAATGCGAAATATGACGAAAAAATGCAGCGAAATCTTTGTTCAGTTGGAAGGCTACAGCGTAAAGATGGGTCAACCTTTCGCCTTACGATTATGTAAGACCTCGGACTGACTGACCTTTAGGTTCGTTCATGGCATGCGGCATTTACGTAATTTACCGATTACGATGTATTAGAATCTTCTGTGCCTAGAAAATAGTTCTCCTCCCCgctctaatatttttaagctaCGCTATATATTTGTCCTATCTctcttttacttattttttttctctgaatcatttttttttgttatctttcaattatttatcttaacttcttaatgaatttaataatacgaaaattgttttaatcgtttaaaaattttttaaaaaattttattgataatagaaatctaatttacaaattggataaataatttttaaagaatgtttcataatagtaaaatgtaagaatgatataaattattgatgaatATCTTGTATACAATTATGTTATAACTaacttttaaacatttttaatcgatattaatttagaaatagcaaaataattgtgaaaatatatgttaGATATCATAttgtttgtattaataaaatgatttcaatcttatataatatatattgaaaattcaattttttatgcatacttatttattcatttaaatgtatatttggctaaaaatatttttatttaatttttattaattttgaaatttaaattttcaattgcagaatataatttatataattttttatatggataacctatttaaaaaaatatactttcctttttttttaatatatttctttgaagaATTAGATTATctaatgaaaagataaaatcaataattaaaattgttttatcacaataataaataaaatatttttttaattaaaaacataaaaactcTCTTATTATATTCCACTTATTCATATCTCTTTAACAGAAAATCTCATAACTGGCGACATCTGGAAATATTGGATTTAGTATGTAATAATAACGTAACATGTTACTTAcgtattttcttctcttttcatctccttgataataataatataatttatttttttttcttgaaaatataagagaattaaaggatataatataaattaaaaatttatatataaattaaaagtttaattaaactaaattttaaactttttatatttttaattattttattaatatactttaaaaagaaaatgttagaACAAACAATACAAGCTTTAACAACAAGTAGAGTTATATTAGCTAGTGCATCTCCTAGAcgatatgaaataatgaaacaattggtaatttttttataatattcagaaatatattatataattctaaataaagtttttatattcataaaaaataaaaaatgaaataataacctatacaaaaaaataaattgttcaaaagcttttatttattaaaataatatagctaATTCatgatatatgatttattgtaatatgatattatattttatataaattttataatattaacttgaaatttaaatattatatttaaataatattttaattttttatatataataatagattttgaatgaaaatttattttatgtttatttatgtaataataggGTATAAATGTAGAAATAATGCCATCAATGTACGATGAAAATTTAGATAGatcaatatatgaaaattatggaGAATATGTACAAGATTTAGCAAAATATAAAGTTCaagatgtatataataaattacaagaagATGTTATACCTTCTTTAATAATTGGTGCTGATACTATAGTAACAATgggtaatattatttatggaaaaccaaagaataaatatcatgcttttgaaatgttatcaaggtaaaatagaaatttagaaataattttaatattaatttgatttagaaaatttaatttagaaaattttagtttagCAAATAAAGAACACGTAGTTTATACTGGAGTATGTTTAAAAACATCAAAGaaagaagtaaatttttatgaatctacaaaagtaaaatttgGTGATATATCAGAAGAACAAATATggacatatataaaatcaggAGAACCTCTGTgggtaaaatatttgattcttcttaaatataataattttaaaatatgaaaatatttaaaaatgttttttattaaagagatAAAGCTGGAGGATACGGTGTACAAGGTCTTGGTGgttgtttaattgaaaaaatagatgGTGATTTTTATACAGTAATGGGCATGCCATTATATTCATTGACAAAACAATTGAATGAAatgttcaataataattagcaaataattaataagcaaaatattgttaataaattaaaacttaacttattttgtaataaatattaagaaaataaaagataatttataatttatatctccttttattcacattatttatatatattaatttatacaaaatttttttaaatttatgtgtaaattatatttttagttatttttgtattatatataactaatggaatgtagaaaataaaattaattaaaatttacttatattaaaatatctttgaatatattatcaatatatatatatatatatatatatatgtatatatcaatatatatatatatatatatatatatatatatattgtgtgtgtaattaaattctttttctttattatatttattttgtttttattttaaaatcaaatatatatttaataatttcgattattaagaattataattttaaaatatagagatAATGAAATGACTTGGATTTATACtacttatattttcaaattttcttttaattaaaaaaaataaatttatatatatgctataTGTAAGGTCATTTAAATCATACATATAATGGCGCGATATTGTTCTTACCAGTAAATAGCGAATGGAAGTAGAAGCATTACATATCTATGTGCACTTACTTGTTTCTTTACCTTTGACAGCTCGATTGCCGGAACGAAGTTGGTAGTTTTGTAATGAGTTCTTTGCTTTCAAGGTAGAATTTAGGaaaggataaattattttttcgtagTATTCttgagaatttatattaaaagatggAGGACGTTCTCGAAGAGGTTGTTTCTTCTGATGATTtaaaggtatttttttttttttttataaaaaaccaTTCTTATTCATTAGGTTATtaggattttatttatatatattaagcatgcgaatgataaatattttatatacaatattaaatattttttgatagtaAGTTTtatactttgaaaataaagattttattactttttgtattgaataagtttaaaatattttagaggTTATGtagtttaatttgttttttataccggttgttatttttcttttgatatctttttttttaatagactgtttaagaaaattttcggtttaaaatataattttaatatacatatttttttgcgaaatttataataaatttatattttaaattctgattAAAAATGATGACATCATTCAGAGGTTAATTACTATTGCATTTGTAGAAATATTGCATCATAtgttgttatattaaaatatggattatttatttgtttcagaaaTTTGAACGTATATATAATGAGCAATTACGTTCATCAGTAATAACACAAAAAGCTCAATTTGAATATGCATGGTGTCTTGTTAGAAGCAAATATCCTGCAGATATCAGAAAAGGAATAATGTTATTGGAAGATTTATATTGCAATCATAG is from Apis mellifera strain DH4 linkage group LG2, Amel_HAv3.1, whole genome shotgun sequence and encodes:
- the LOC100578507 gene encoding uncharacterized protein LOC100578507 isoform X2, with the translated sequence MTDEILMKLSFEGINVEIMPSMYDENLDRSIYENYGEYVQDLAKYKVQDVYNKLQEDVIPSLIIGADTIVTMGNIIYGKPKNKYHAFEMLSSLANKEHVVYTGVCLKTSKKEVNFYESTKVKFGDISEEQIWTYIKSGEPLDKAGGYGVQGLGGCLIEKIDGDFYTVMGMPLYSLTKQLNEMFNNN
- the LOC100578507 gene encoding uncharacterized protein LOC100578507 isoform X1, whose amino-acid sequence is MLEQTIQALTTSRVILASASPRRYEIMKQLGINVEIMPSMYDENLDRSIYENYGEYVQDLAKYKVQDVYNKLQEDVIPSLIIGADTIVTMGNIIYGKPKNKYHAFEMLSSLANKEHVVYTGVCLKTSKKEVNFYESTKVKFGDISEEQIWTYIKSGEPLDKAGGYGVQGLGGCLIEKIDGDFYTVMGMPLYSLTKQLNEMFNNN